The following are encoded together in the Mycteria americana isolate JAX WOST 10 ecotype Jacksonville Zoo and Gardens chromosome 2, USCA_MyAme_1.0, whole genome shotgun sequence genome:
- the CRTAP gene encoding cartilage-associated protein, protein MWLALAALLAAAGAQYERYSFRSFPRDELMPLESAYRYGLDQYSTENWPESVNYLEVSMRLYRLLRDSEAFCHRNCSAAGQPPAPGPATAAGGALAELRLLAGVLRRAQCLRRCKQGLPAFRQAQPGRDLLEEFQRREPYKYLQFAYFKANNLPKAIAAAHTFLLKHPDDEMMQRNMAYYKSIPDAEEHIKDLETKPYENLFVRAVRAYNGDNWRTSISDMELALPDFFKAYDDCTAACEGSREIKDFKDFYLSIADHYIEVLACKVQCESNLTPIIGGFVVEKFVATMYHYLQFAYYKLNDMKNAASCAASYLLFDQKDEVMKQNMVYYQYHKDKWGLKEEDFQPRSEAVRYHNITTLQLEMYEFAKEHLMDDDEGEVVEFLDELLEVEEKKES, encoded by the exons ATGTGGCTGGCGCTAGcggcgctgctggcggcggcgggggcgcagTACGAGCGCTACAGCTTCCGCAGCTTCCCGCGGGACGAGCTCATGCCGCTCGAGTCCGCTTACCGCTACGGCCTGGACCAGTACAGCACCGAGAACTGGCCCGAGAGCGTCAACTACCTGGAGGTCAGCATGCGGCTTTACCGCCTGCTGCGCGACAGCGAGGCCTTCTGCCACCGCAACTGCAgcgccgccgggcagccccccgcccccgggcccgccaccgccgccgggGGAGCGCTGGCCGAGCTGCGCCTCCTGGCCGGGGTGCTGCGGCGGGCCCAGTGCCTGCGGCGCTGCAAGCAGGGGCTGCCCGCCTTCCGCCAGGCCCAGCCCGGCCGCGACCTGCTCGAGGAATTCCAGCGCCGCGAGCCCTACAAGTACCTGCAGTTTGCCTACTTCAAG GCTAATAACCTTCCAAAAGCTATTGCAGCAGCTCACACATTTCTTCTGAAGCATCCAGATGATGAAATGATGCAAAGAAATATGGCCTACTATAAGAGCATACCTGATGCTGAGGAGCATATTAAAGACTTGGAGACAAAACCTTATGAG AATCTGTTTGTTAGGGCTGTGAGAGCATACAACGGTGACAATTGGCGAACATCCATCTCGGACATGGAACTGGCTCTTCCCGATTTCTTCAAAGCCTACGATGACTGTACAGCAGCCTGTGAAGGCTCCCGAGAGATCAAAGATTTTAAAGACTTCTATCTCTCCATTGCAG aTCATTATATTGAAGTCCTTGCATGCAAAGTGCAGTGCGAGAGTAATCTGACACCCATTATAGGAGGCTTTGTTGTTGAGAAATTTGTGGCCACCATGTACCATTACTTGCAGTTTGCTTATTATAAAT TGAATGACATGAAGAATGCAGCTTCATGTGCTGCTAGTTACCTTCTGTTTGACCAGAAAGATGAAGTAATGAAACAGAACATGGTCTATTATCAGTACCACAAAGACAAATGGGGACTTAAAGAAGAGGATTTTCAGCCCAGATCG GAGGCAGTTCGATACCACAACATAACCACACTCCAGTTGGAAATGTATGAATTCGCAAAGGAACATCTGATGGATGATGATGAG GGTGAAGTTGTGGAATTCCTTGATGAGCTGTTAGaagtagaggaaaagaaggaatccTGA